In the Manis javanica isolate MJ-LG chromosome 12, MJ_LKY, whole genome shotgun sequence genome, one interval contains:
- the MAIP1 gene encoding m-AAA protease-interacting protein 1, mitochondrial, producing MALAARLSSRLLFPRPLPGRAACAWAAGAAGVGPPLAGLCCTCRRPLGSGTARCPRATGALAAWALPARGARGLAAALSAFPACPRRSYGTEEKPQQRQKTKIIILGVSNPINWLRTRIYAFLIWAYFDQEFSMAEFSEGAKQAFAHVSKLLSQCKFDLLEELVAKEVLHVLKEKVTSLPDNHKNALAADIDEIVYTSTGDISIYYDEKGRKFVNILTCFWYLTSADIPSETLSRANVFQVKLGDQNVKTKQLLSASYEFQRDFTQGVKPVWTIARIEHSKLLE from the exons ATGGCGCTGGCCGCTCGTCTTTCATCCCGCCTGCTGTTCCCTCGGCCGCTGCCTGGCAGAGCCGCGTGCGCCTGGGCCGCCGGCGCAGCCGGGGTGGGGCCGCCGTTGGCGGGACTGTGCTGCACCTGCCGCCGCCCCCTCGGCTCGGGGACAGCCCGTTGTCCTCGAGCCACTGGCGCCTTGGCGGCCTGGGCGCTGCCTGCTCGCGGCGCCCGGGGACTCGCCGCCGCCCTCTCGGCTTTCCCCGCCTGTCCGCGGCGCAGCTACGGCACCGAGGAGAAGCCGCAGCAGCGCCAGAAAACCAAGATAATTATTTTGGGAGTCTCCAACCCCATCAACTGGCTTCGGACTCGAATTTACGCCTTCCTTATCTGGGCCTATTTCGACCAAGAATTCAGCATGGCAGAATTCTCCGAGGGGGCGAAGCAG GCTTTTGCTCATGTGTCTAAGTTGCTGTCACAGTGTAAATTTGATCTATTAGAAGAACTTGTGGCCAAAgag GTGCTACATGTATTGAAAGAAAAGGTTACTTCACTACCAGACAACCATAAAAATGCCCTTGCTGCTGACATAGATGAAATTGTGTACACATCAACAGGAGACATTTCCATTTACTACGATGAGAAAG GAAGGAAGTTTGTTAACATCCTGACGTGCTTTTGGTATCTAACCAGTGCCGACATCCCCAGTGAAACTTTAAGTAGAGCCAATGTATTCCAAGTTAAGTTGGGGGATCAGAATGTGAAAACTAAACAACTTCTCTCTGCAAGCTATGA GTTTCAGAGAGATTTTACACAAGGAGTAAAGCCTGTCTGGACCATTGCACGGATTGAACACTCAAAATTACTAGAGTAA